The Methanobrevibacter sp. TMH8 genomic interval TGCAGTTAATGGAATATCTTTACTATCACTATTGCACAATTTTTCTATCTTGTCCATATTATCATCTTTCATCGTTAAATGAAAATATATTTTGAAATTTTAAATCTTTAGCTTTATGTTATAATTTATTAAATTCATAATATATAAAGTTGTCATTGCAACAATTGTCATGACACTTAAAATAATTTTTAATTTTTTAATATTTTCATAATTTTTATAATTTTTAATTTTTTTAATTATTGCTAAATGTTTTTAATATTTTCAATTTTTTAATTTTTTATAGTATCATTATATTTTTTATATTATTTTTTTTTAATTATTTTATAATAGATACTAAATTTAATATGATTAATACTGGCTATGGTTAATTATATATGATAAAAAATTTATAATTACAATTTGATAAATTTTTTATAAAATCAAGTAATAGTAATTTACATAGCTATTATTTAATACAAAAATAAAAATTTATAATTTTATTTACTACTTAAATGATTAAGGAGAATTTCAAATGAAAATGTATTATGACAAAGATGTTGACATTAAAGCTTTAGCTAATAAAACTGTAGCTGTTATAGGTTATGGTAGCCAAGGAATGGGTCAATCTCAAAATATGTCTGATAGTGGTATAAAAGTTATTGTTGGGCTACGTGAAGGAGGAGCATCTTGGCAAAAAGCTAAAGATGATGGAATGGATGTTAGAACTATTGAAGATGCAGCGAAAGAAGCTGACATAATCCATATTCTTTTGCCTGATGAAATCCAAGGAGATGTATATGAAAAATCAATAGCTCCTTATGTAGAAGCAGGTAATACTTTATCTTTTTCTCATGGATATAATATTCACTTTAAATACATAAAAGCTCCAGAAAATGTAAATGTTACAATGATAGCTCCTAAAGGACCAGGTTCTATGGTTAGAAGAACTTATCTTGAAGGATTTGGAATTCCTGGACTTTTTGCTGTTGAACAAGATGCAACTGGTGATGCAAAAGATATAGCTCAAGCTATGTGTAAAGCTTGTGGATTATCTAGAGCAGGAATTCTTGAAACTACTTTCAGAGAAGAAACTGAAACCGATCTCTTTGGTGAACAAGCTATTCTCTGTGGAGGAGTCACTGAACTTATCGATGCAGGTTTTACAACCCTTGTTGAAGCAGGTTATCAACCAGAAATTGCTTACTTTGAAACTTGTCATGAATTAAAACTCATAGTCGACCTTATTTATGAAAAAGGATTCGGTGGAATGTGGCACGATGTAAGTAACACAGCTGAATTCGGTGGATTAAGTAGAAGACATAGAATTATCAATGAAGATTCAAAACAAGAAATGAAAAAGATTTTATCTGAAATTCAAAAAGGTAAATTCACTAAAGAATGGGCACTTGAATCTACAGCTAAAATGCCAATGCTCAATAGAATGAGAGACCTCGAAGACGAAAAGAAAATCGAACAAGTTGGTTCAAAGCTCAGAAAAGCTTGTGGATTAGAAAAAAAGTCTAAAGAAAAAGAAGATAAAGTTGTAGTTGTAAATTTTAATAAATCTAAAAAGAAATAAGCTTTTATTAGCTTTATTTTTATTTATTTCTATTTTTAATTATTTTTAATTTCTTTTTATTTCATTTCTTTTTATTTCTATTTTTAATTATTTTTAATTTATTTTTTGTCTTTAAAATTTTTTTAAATATTCTACATATAATTTCAATTATAAAATTTATTTAAAGAAAAAATATAACAAATTCAAAAAAACAAACAGTAAAAAAGTATTTCTATAAAGATATTATTGAAATTTTAAAAGTAAATTATAGAAAGCAGAAGTTATTGTATTCAATAAATTTAAAATAATATGTGTAGCTGAACTAATTGCAGTCAAAAAAAATAAAAAACGGATGGAGGTTAATTGAATAAAAATTCTTTTAATTCATATGAAATGAATGAATTTTTTTAATTCAATAAAACCTCTGACTCCTTACAGTATACTATGTTATTAGTATTCATTTTATATATATTTTTCTATTTTTAATACTATAATAAAAAATATGATTATAGTAATATTTATATGTTATAAAAAATATAGTAATATTAACAGTATCACCAACTTATAAAAATAGTCGTTGATCATTTTTTAATTGGGAAGACTCCTTACAGTAACCAATGAGCCTTCTCTTTTTAGAATCTGGGGAGGTGATACTATGAAATTGAGAGTAATGTTGTTTAGTATTCATATTTTAAATAACTATTTTCTTGAAATTGAAATAGCTATCCTATTAATTCTTAAATTACTTATTTAAATAATTTTTGAAGAATATAAGTTGGTTGCTGTACCAATAACTACTTTTTTTATTTTATTGTTATAACTTTTTTATATTCTATAATATTCTATTTTACTCTATTTTTTCTATATTATTATATATCATTATTATAATATTATATAATATAGTAAAATATTATATTAATTATCATATCATATATTATCTGTTGAATTATTGTGGCTTATATTATATTTAAACTTATGTTAATTGTATAAGGTGAAAGCAGTGGTATTTGTAGGAATGGATCATGGAACTACAGGAATTACATTTGGAATCATGTCAGATAATGGCGAATCAATTGAGAGTTTTAAAATAGACCGTGAAGATACTAAAGCTGGAAAAGTTTCAGCTATTGATGAATTATCAAAAATAGTTAAT includes:
- the ilvC gene encoding ketol-acid reductoisomerase, translated to MKMYYDKDVDIKALANKTVAVIGYGSQGMGQSQNMSDSGIKVIVGLREGGASWQKAKDDGMDVRTIEDAAKEADIIHILLPDEIQGDVYEKSIAPYVEAGNTLSFSHGYNIHFKYIKAPENVNVTMIAPKGPGSMVRRTYLEGFGIPGLFAVEQDATGDAKDIAQAMCKACGLSRAGILETTFREETETDLFGEQAILCGGVTELIDAGFTTLVEAGYQPEIAYFETCHELKLIVDLIYEKGFGGMWHDVSNTAEFGGLSRRHRIINEDSKQEMKKILSEIQKGKFTKEWALESTAKMPMLNRMRDLEDEKKIEQVGSKLRKACGLEKKSKEKEDKVVVVNFNKSKKK